The window TATCGGTTTGTCGAGGCGTTTGCCTACGGTGGTCAGGAAGTGTTGGTGGTTGGCGGGGGGAATTCAGCCGCTGAGGCGGTTCTCTTTTTGCACGAAGGTGGCGCCAATGTGTCGTGGTCGCTTCGGCGGCCAACGATTGGCCCGCGTCCGGGTGACAAGGACAAAATCGGAGTCAAGCCGTGGGTGCGGGGCCCAATTGAGCACCTCGAAGCCAAAGGTGAAATTAAAATAATTTATTCATCCACAGTTGCGGAAGTACTTCCTGATGAAGCACTTCTGAAAATCGAAGGCCAGACGGACCTGCTGCGGGTGCCCTGTTTCCACATTTTTGCATTGCTTGGGGCGGATCCAGATGTCACTTTGCTTCGCACCACGGGCGCCGAAATTGCCAGTGACGGGCGTCCGGTGTATAACCCCGAAACCTATGAAACCACGATCCCTGGTTTGTTTGTCGCCGGGCACCTGACGCGTGAAATGCACATGAAAAACGCCGTGGCTGTACCGCCGCGAGTCGTTGAAAAAATGCTGGCTCACTTTGAATAACCCACCCGCTCACGCAGGTGGTACTGACTTTAAGTATTCTTCATTCTCTTTATGGATTCAAAAAACATAACTCCAGATTTTGCAGCGGGAATTGTACAGCAGGCGATGCGGCAGGGAGCTTCTGCCGCTGAAGTCGTCATCTCAGAAGGCGTTGAATTTTCGGTCAGCGTCCGGTTAGGTGATGTTGAAACGCTCAAAGAATCAGCCTCCAAGGGGCTTGGGTTGCGGGTGTTGTGTGATGGCCGGCAGGCAACGGTGGCTTCATCGGATTTTTCACCCGAGGCCATTACTGAACTGGTTGCCACAGCAGTGAAGCTGGCCCAAACAACCTCAGTTGATGACACGGCAGGGTTACCCGCGCCGGATGAGCTGGCTTCAAACTGGTCGGACCTGGGGTTGTATGACCCGGCGGTCGTGGCGCTCTCCGCCGAAGAAAAAATTGCCATGGCCCTGGCGGCTGAACAGGCGGCACGGGATTTCGATCCACGCATTGTCAATTTTGAAGGTGGCGGGCTTGATTCGGGAATCAGTCGCCGAATCCTGGCCAACTCCCTTGGGTTTGCCGGTGAATACGCCGGGACTTCGATTACTCTGGCGACAGTGCCAGTTGCGAAAGAAGGCGACCAGTTGCAGCGTGATTACTGGTATGACTCCCGTCGGTCACTGGCTTTGCTTGAGTCGCCTGATTCAATTGGCAAGCGGGCTGCGAAGCGAACATTGCGGCGGCTGGGTGGTCGAAAAGTAAAAACCCAGAGTGTGCCGGTGGTGTTTGATCCAATCGTCGCCCAAAGTCTGTTAAGGGATATTTTTAGCGCGATTTCAGGCGATGCCATTTTCCGAAAATCCTCATTTCTGGTTGATCGCCTTGACGAACAGATTGCCGTGCCGGAGTTGACGGTCATTGACGATGGAACGTTGAACGGTGCTTCGGGGTCGCGTCCCTTTGATGGGGAAGGCGTGCCGACAGGCCGAACGGTGGTCATCGAAAATGGAATCCTGAAAACCTACCTTCACAACACCTATACTGCCCGCAAACTCAATGTCAAAACAACCGGCAATGCTTCGCGAAGTCTGGCAGGAATTCCATCGGTTGGACCAAACAATTTTTTCATTGAACCAGGGAAATATGCTCCGGAAGAGATTATCCGCTCAGTGAAAAATGGTTTTTATGTCACTGAATTGATTGGGTTTGGTGTCAACGTGGTGAATGGAGACTACTCACGCGGGGCGGCTGGAATCTGGATTGAGAACGGGGAACTGACCTATCCGGTCGAAGAAGTCACCGTTGCCAGCAACCTGAAAGACATGTTGAAAAACCTGGAAATGATCGGAAATGACCTTGAATTCCGAGGCCGGATCAGTGCTCCGACATTGAAGATTTCCACCATGATTTTAAGCGGAGAATAAGAACAGGGCTGAAGAAGATGGGCTGAAGAAGATGGGTTGAAGACTATTGGGTTTAGGGTATTGAACCCGAGTTCTTCCGCCCCGAGCTTGCGAGTCTTCAGCCCCAAGCCCGCTTTCTTCAGCCCAAAATGGTTATAACGCCTTCAGGCGTGAGGTTTGACGAGTGGGACGGAAGATGAAACCCTGTCGCCTGGGCAGAATCAACCTGCGACTGGTGTTGGATGATGGTGGTTTCCAGGGAGATCCGCATTGTCTTTTCGCGGAGTTGTTCGCGCGGCAACCCACGTCGCCAGAAAGAGGAACAATGGCGAACTGAAGATGAGAAACCACCAGCCAGTTGGGAACTGGTTTGAAAGCAAGAATCCATACACGCCGTAAAAAAGCGCCAGACTGGTGAGTCCAAAGCTGCTTCCGATCCCTTCCCACTTCCATGCGACGATCATGCCGATGACGACCCCCAGCGGAAAAAACATCAATGCCAGCCCTTCGGCAAAAGTGACTTTTGATGGAGTCGGAACATCGTGAGCCACAAACATCGCCAGCGTCCCAATGCTCAGGATACTGAGTCCACGTGCCAGCCAGCGGGTAATGAGAATGGTCCATTCAAGGCCAGTTTTTTTCGACTGCATAGGTGCCTCCATAGATAGATATGAATGATTGGCTCTGAACTGAGTCAGCCGCACCATAGTGGAGTGATATGTGGTCAGGTAGGGCCAGTATGACAGATTCCGCATTGTCATCGAAGTCACCGATTTTATAGATGACCAACAAAACATTCGAGGTGACTACCAGGGACCAACATCATCCAAATCAAATGTAAGAAAATAAACCATCTATGATTTATATAATTGCAGTTAAATGTTATGTCGGTCTGCAATGAGTACCTCGGATCAGAAACAGTCTGGTCCTTCAATCAAATGAGCTTCGTGAATTACTGATGCCAATTAAGAATTGAAGCCGTTTAGGTTCTCAGCCCAATTCCTGGGCTCAACTTTTCAACCCTTAATTCGGATTATTAGAGACGTTTATGGCAAATAACATTGAATTGCTCTTCTTCAGATGGTGGTTGGAAGTATGCGGTGATCGCTTCAAACTCAGCATCCGTTGTCCAGGGGGTACCTGCGGCTAAATTCTTACTTCGCACTTGAAGCTGTTGCTTGCACACTGCATCTGAAGCATCCACATAGTGCAACTCGTGATCAGCACTGGTTTGCTCCAGTAATTCTCGAAACCAGGCCCGCTGTGTTTTGGTGTTGGCTGGAAAGTCGAGTACAACTGAGACGCCTTTGAGCAGAAGGGCACAAATATGTGGTCCAAGTGCATTTTTCAATCGCGAAGAACACCTGACAAATCCCTGGATGTCAGTGATTTCTCCGGGAAACAGGTGATCCAGAAGCTCGTCTTGAACAAGGAGCACCGCCTGTTCAGTCTCAGCTAAGGTTTTTGCAAGAGTAGATTTTCCCGCCGCCATCTTACCGCACATAAAAATAAGCTTTCCTGGGGTATTCATCATTTCCTCACTTCACAATTGATCAGGTTCTCGGGTGCGAAAAACCAGTTTCGCCGGAACGTAGCCAGTGGGGAAGTCTGCTTTGAGACCCGCTCAACAACCACTTTCCGGTATCCTGCCGGTGGGAATTGTCAACCTCAGGCGACGTTTCCGCAACGGAGAGGATCATCATCCCTTCTTGTCATCTGATGGACAGTTCGGCTACACTGGCGAGCTTCGCACTCATCCGCGAAACACGCAGACCGCATCACCTCCACGCTCTCCCTCTTCTATCGTTCCAGACTGAGTTGATTCACTCCTGGCCGGTAGGTTTTCAGCCACGAAGGTCGTTGCCTGCATTTTTCATTCGACCGCATAATTTCATTTTTTTGAGGAGTTTACAGTAGCAATGTCAAAAGGATTTACGCTTTGGTTTACAGGACTTTCAGGTGCCGGGAAAACCACCCTGGCTCACGCCGTTGAGAAAGAACTTCTGGCTCGCGGACGTAATATCGAAATTTTGGATGGCGACGTTGTCCGCACCCACTTGAGCAAAGGCTTGGGATTCAGCAAAGAAGATCGCGACACCAACATTCGCCGGATTGGTTTTGTGTGCCACTTGCTGACCCGCAACCATGCCGGGGTTATTTCAGCGGCAATTTCACCATATCGCTCGATTCGTGATGAAGTCCGAAGCCAGATTGGTGCAAATTTCATCGAAGCCTATGTCAAGTGTTCGCTCGATGCCTGTATTCAACGCGACGTCAAAGGACTCTACGCCAAGGCGTTGGCGGGTGAAATTAAAGAATTTACCGGTGTGTCCGATCCCTATGAAGAACCATTGAACCCAGAGCTGGTGCTTGAAACCGATAAGGAATCATTGGAAGAATGCACCGCCAAGATCATTGCCTACCTGGAAAAGCACGGATTTATCACTGCAAA of the Acidobacteriota bacterium genome contains:
- the cysC gene encoding adenylyl-sulfate kinase, with amino-acid sequence MSKGFTLWFTGLSGAGKTTLAHAVEKELLARGRNIEILDGDVVRTHLSKGLGFSKEDRDTNIRRIGFVCHLLTRNHAGVISAAISPYRSIRDEVRSQIGANFIEAYVKCSLDACIQRDVKGLYAKALAGEIKEFTGVSDPYEEPLNPELVLETDKESLEECTAKIIAYLEKHGFITAKQESAVAVAQ
- a CDS encoding TldD/PmbA family protein is translated as MDSKNITPDFAAGIVQQAMRQGASAAEVVISEGVEFSVSVRLGDVETLKESASKGLGLRVLCDGRQATVASSDFSPEAITELVATAVKLAQTTSVDDTAGLPAPDELASNWSDLGLYDPAVVALSAEEKIAMALAAEQAARDFDPRIVNFEGGGLDSGISRRILANSLGFAGEYAGTSITLATVPVAKEGDQLQRDYWYDSRRSLALLESPDSIGKRAAKRTLRRLGGRKVKTQSVPVVFDPIVAQSLLRDIFSAISGDAIFRKSSFLVDRLDEQIAVPELTVIDDGTLNGASGSRPFDGEGVPTGRTVVIENGILKTYLHNTYTARKLNVKTTGNASRSLAGIPSVGPNNFFIEPGKYAPEEIIRSVKNGFYVTELIGFGVNVVNGDYSRGAAGIWIENGELTYPVEEVTVASNLKDMLKNLEMIGNDLEFRGRISAPTLKISTMILSGE
- a CDS encoding ATP-binding protein yields the protein MNTPGKLIFMCGKMAAGKSTLAKTLAETEQAVLLVQDELLDHLFPGEITDIQGFVRCSSRLKNALGPHICALLLKGVSVVLDFPANTKTQRAWFRELLEQTSADHELHYVDASDAVCKQQLQVRSKNLAAGTPWTTDAEFEAITAYFQPPSEEEQFNVICHKRL
- a CDS encoding NAD(P)-binding domain-containing protein, with the protein product MDVAENTPKPVYDLLIIGAGPAGLAAGYRAEQAGISYLILEQGIIAQTVYNYPIGKPLFSTPNEVELIPGSLKPKNEKPTREEVLAYYNQFALREHQMRIHLHESVDRVSREADGLFLIVTQKATYQAHRVLVATGGFGRPRTLGVPGEIESRVSYRFVEAFAYGGQEVLVVGGGNSAAEAVLFLHEGGANVSWSLRRPTIGPRPGDKDKIGVKPWVRGPIEHLEAKGEIKIIYSSTVAEVLPDEALLKIEGQTDLLRVPCFHIFALLGADPDVTLLRTTGAEIASDGRPVYNPETYETTIPGLFVAGHLTREMHMKNAVAVPPRVVEKMLAHFE